Within the Serratia sp. UGAL515B_01 genome, the region CCCTACCAGAGCTGAAAGTTGGATTGGTTCATGGGCGCATGAAGGCCCAAGAGAAACAGGCCATCATGCAAGCATTCAAACAGGGAGAGCTGCAATTACTGGTAGCCACAACCGTAATTGAAGTGGGTGTCGATGTGCCGAATGCTAGCTTGATGATTATCGAAAACCCTGAGCGTTTAGGACTGGCGCAGTTGCACCAGCTGCGTGGCCGGGTTGGTCGTGGTGCCATAGCCTCACACTGCGTATTGCTCTATAAAACACCACTGAGCAAAACCGCACAAAAACGCCTACAAGTACTTAGGGACAGTAACGATGGCTTCGTTATTGCTCAGAAAGATTTAGAAATCCGTGGGCCGGGTGAGTTATTGGGTACCCGCCAAACCGGTAGCGTAGAGTTCAAAGTGGCCGATTTATTGCGCGATCAGTCGATGATCCCCGAAGTTCAGCGCGTGGCACGCCATATACACCAGCATTACCCACAGCATGCACATGCCCTGATCGAGCGCTGGATGCCGGAAACAACCCGCTACTCCAACGCCTGAACCTGCAACCCTCCCGCTCGGCGAGCTGCAGGATCTCCCATGCAAATCAGCCAAACATTGGTAGCAACAGATACAGCTTAATTACAATCGCATTGGCGATATCGATAAAGAATGCACCAACCATTGGCACAACAAGGAAAGCCAAGTGGGAAGGGCCGAAACGATCGGTAATCGCCTGCATGTTAGCAATAGCTGTAGGTGTTGCCCCCATCCCAAAACCACAATGCCCGGCCGCCAGCACGGCGGCATCATAATTTTTGCCCATGACGCGGTAAGTCACAAAAATCGCATACAGTGCCATCACCAAAGTCTGAACGGCTAGAATAGCCAGCATCGGCAGTGCCAGAGAAGCCAGTTCCCACAGGCGCAGACTCATTAATGCCATCGCCAGAAACAGCGAGAGACTGACATTACCCAACACCGAAACCGCACGTTCAAAAACGGTGTAGAAACCGGTAGCCGACAGCGAATTGCTAAGGATCACTCCCACAAACAGCACGCAAACGAAAATAGGTAATTCAAACACACTACCTTTCAATAATTCGGCAATAAATTGGCCAACACTCAGGCAAATAGCGATCATGGCAATGGTTTCCACCATAACCAATGAGGTAATCAGACGGCCACTTTCCGGCTTTTCAAAACCACTCGGCTGTACACTGTCGTCCGGCCTCCCTTCAGGGGTTGAGGAATGTTTCACCAAATAGCGTGCAACCGGGCCACCAATGAGCCCCCCTAGAACCAGACCAAAAGTAGCGCAGGCTATTGCGACTTCTGTCGCATTCTCAAAACCATAACGCTCAATAAACACTTTGCTCCAAGCAGCGCCTGTACCATGACCACCAGAAAGCGTGATCGAGCCTGCGATCAACCCCATTAGAGGGTCCAGACCCAGCATTTTCGCCATGGCAACACCAATACCGTTTTGCACCACCAGCAGCCCAAGCACCACAAACAGGAATATAAACAGTGCCTTCCCTCCTGCACGCAAACGCGCCAGATTGGCATTCAGACCGATAGTGGCAAAAAAAGCCAACATTAGGGGATCTCTGAGCGACATATCGAAGCTGATTTCCCAGTTAATGGTTTTTTTCAGTAGTAGTAGCAGCAATGCTACGAGCAGTCCCCCGGCAACGGGAGCGGGAATAGTATATTTTCTCAGAAAAGGAATGGTGCGGATACCTTTGTTTCCAATCAGCAAAACCAGCGTGGCTGCAACTAAAGTGCCATAAGTATCGAGATGGAACATCTCAATTACCCCATTTTAGAATCAATATGTGATTAATTATAAACCATAAATCTAATCAGACTTTTAGCTAACCCACATAAGAGTACAAAGGGTGGGATTCACCCCGGCCACCAGGCTGTGTCCCTCAATTGCCCGTGGTGCCGTCGCAGACCCACAAGCCCGTTATCAAGGTGGGGGGGAAGGGCAGAGTTGCCATCTGTTCAAACCCGAAACACAGAGAACAGGCTTCTGGGACGCGCCCCTTCGGGCTGGGGCCATTGAGGGGCACTGCCTAGCAAAACTCAGATACAGTAAAGAGATATACTCGTCATACTTCAAGTTGCTTGGGTGTTGACTACCTCCGTTCACCCCAGTCACTTACCTGAGTAAGCTCCTGGGGCTTCGCTCAGTTGCCACCTACAAGCAACTCGAATTATTTTGGGTATAGATATTAATCTAACCTACTACTCATAATAATTAAAAATGCAAAAACCGTGGTATTTGTCAGATTGTCTGCGGTAAACACATTAATGCGCAACCGTTTGCTTTTGTGAGATGGATCATTAAAATGCCTTCTTTGCCGTTTAGGGAATGCTACACCATGTCCACTCAATCCGCAGAGCTCGATGCCACACCAAAGGCATCAGTAACGA harbors:
- the gltS gene encoding sodium/glutamate symporter, with product MFHLDTYGTLVAATLVLLIGNKGIRTIPFLRKYTIPAPVAGGLLVALLLLLLKKTINWEISFDMSLRDPLMLAFFATIGLNANLARLRAGGKALFIFLFVVLGLLVVQNGIGVAMAKMLGLDPLMGLIAGSITLSGGHGTGAAWSKVFIERYGFENATEVAIACATFGLVLGGLIGGPVARYLVKHSSTPEGRPDDSVQPSGFEKPESGRLITSLVMVETIAMIAICLSVGQFIAELLKGSVFELPIFVCVLFVGVILSNSLSATGFYTVFERAVSVLGNVSLSLFLAMALMSLRLWELASLALPMLAILAVQTLVMALYAIFVTYRVMGKNYDAAVLAAGHCGFGMGATPTAIANMQAITDRFGPSHLAFLVVPMVGAFFIDIANAIVIKLYLLLPMFG